Below is a genomic region from Venturia canescens isolate UGA chromosome 1, ASM1945775v1, whole genome shotgun sequence.
GTTGTTGAGTTTTTATCAATACACTTTTCAACAGAAATCACACACGATTGGGGCCTTAATGGAGAAACATTGAAACGATTGCTGCCACAGAAATATCATTGCTGTGCTTTGTAGGATATGGCATCGATACAGAAGAAATTCTGTTCATGAATTATCAAGCCCTTAAACTATGAACAGTCGATTGGAGTTTTTTGTTCGAGTATGAATTCACTTAGAAATGTGTACATTCGAATTCGCAGCGGATCGTGCATCCTATTGAATGTGGCATAATGAttgtcgatgaaaaaattgagactGCTGCTGCGACCACTGACAGGATTGGTAACCCACGATGTTACGTTTGTTCCATTCAACAAGATCGAACAGTTGCTCTTCCCAAATACCGATATTACCCGAATTTGGCCTTTGTATTCTTAATTCTGTCAGATTCGAAAGTTTTGTTGTGAAAATCTCATTAAATGATTTAGTGAGTCAAAGTTGAACTATTTCAtattctaaaaatatttttcattcattgatGACACCGATGATGATTGGTTCCGATCTGCTGGCGTCGTCATTCAAACGTCAATTGTGTGGCTTCTCCGCGGCTCAGCTACGTTTAAAAGTGCTTcagtttttttacgaaagtcAAAATGTGAAATGATAagcgatttatttttctgtagaCTGAAGCGAAATTTCAGTTGATTCGGCCATAAAGATGATGCAAACATCCGGACATTCCGCCTCGATCACagcgacgaaaaaatatttattcccacTGCGATGAATCAGAGAGTCTCGTGAACTTTGGAACCAAGATTTTAGCGACACTCAACGTGTGAACTCCGCTTAACGGTCGAACCCGGGAGCGCAGGCTGCTCCTATTGGCTCGGCCCAACCGTTCGAACCTCATCGGCTCAACGAACTATAGCTTTCATTCTACAATCCCCTACACTCCCTTGAGTATAGGAAATTTTCTCGTCTGGCTACTACGGGTATTAACCACTCGCGCGTTAGCCAGCGGTCTTGCTCTACTGCTCTTCGGATCTACGTcgctgaaatttttcaatttatcgtaacgaaataaaaattgagagtCTAATCAAACTGCGTCATTTTTCAAGCTCCGTACACGCTCAATTTTTCGGGGGAAAAAATCGAGTTACTACTCATTGGAAAGGCGCTGACTTGATCAGGTTCTTTGAACTGAAACTTCGTAGCAATTCAATCGGTAAGTGATTCATCACGTTTTCTTTGATTTGGaatgaaatattaattaaaattgctTTATTGCGCGATTTACGAATTTTCGTCGTTATGCATTTTTTCGTGTACATTTGGTATTTTTATCTTATTATCATACCTCAAGACACCGGTCGATCACTTTATTCTGACAGAATCgatgttttgattttttctggTTAATACTTCTTCCCTCATCcacgaaaaatttttcgtcgaaccTGCTAAGAATTTAGTCTCCCTGTGGAATTAATTGATTCATTTTGTATCGGAGAAATGCCTCGTTTGAAGCCAGGCTTAAGTCGAGCCAAGCCGATCAATCGTGAGGAATTAAGCTGTTGATAGTTTTTCTGCATTTCATTGAGAGAGCGTCCGAGTGGAAAAATAGGCATTAATAACGTCACAGGAATGTCTCGAGTCCAACAGCTCCTCACacttttttgaatgatttttcgttatcagtatttttttttatcggcacTCATTGTGGACTGGACttgacacattttttaaaatttagtcGAATTTAGTTCTGTACGAACGGTTCACAATCCATGGATTTTAAAATCGCCTgcttatttttaaaaagtcTGTTGATTCGGTGATCGCGAGTTTTcggaatttgataaaaaaaaatgaaatgtttgaaatattttgatttaaaaTCTCTTACTTTAATTTTGTGTTCGTGGGCAAAGCTGCTTAgtcaattgacgaaaaatgcTGACGTCGTTGTTCTGTTTCTTCCTCCCATGACGAGGTTTTCAATGTCGATTTCCGGCAGCGCAGCAAATTACGACGACCAAATGAAATTATACTAACAGTcttgaatctttcgtgaagaCAGGTGACTTGAAAAATGGTTGAACAAGTTGTGGGATTGCCTCAAATAGAGGCATTCAACAGAGTGCTCGGACTGCCAATTATCGAGTTGGCACTTGCTATGTCAGCCTCGACGTATTCTCGAGTCAAGGATTCAAATCAACTGTTCCATTGGGTACTTTCCTCTGCCGAAACGTCACTCACGACTGCAACGAAACACGCGGTTCCTATGGCGGTTCCGATAGCCAAAAAATTTGAGACTTCCATACAATTTTTTGACAATACGCTCTGTCTCGGATTGGACAAGATCGAGGAAAAAGTGCCGATCGTCAAAGAGACTCCGAATCAGGCAAGTCGCACAACTGAAAATGTCCGCTAATTTTCATCACGATTTTGAAAGcagtttaattttttcttcgtgcatCCAATCCAGTCGatcttttcttccttctcgTTCGATGGGCTCatcgaaattttccatttccaaAGAAACTCTAAAAATATAAGTCCAGATCGGATGTTGCACCGACGCTTTTTAACTCAATTTCTTCCATGAAAAAAGATTCTGGAAAATGCATACATGTTGGCTCTGGACACGGTGAGGCCCGCAGTCTCGACCATCGCGTATGCCAATGAGCTGATAATCGCTCAAGCAGCGAATTTTAAGACGTCGAGCTGGAATAAAGCTAACCAAATTCTCAGTACTCATTTCGGCACAGCAGCCGTAAATGGTTTGGACAATACCGCTGCTCTTGTTGATAATCTACTCGACAAGTATTTCCCGGCGACAGAAACTGAGAAGGAGACAGGTAacaggaaacaaaaataaagtttgacCAACGAATGCACTTTGAGGGATCGTTATTGAGTAAATTGATATTTTCCACGAATCCATGCGACCCCGTGGGCCAAACTACGCGAGAAAAAGATCAAGTAAATTCAGCACGTTGATCAAaagtcgaggaaaaaaatcaaaccgAGAGTCTGAATTTTGCTATCGCTCAAAACAGTCTGATTTTTCTTgcaattacaatttttccgtttggaataagaaaaacagtttttttttttttttttttatcacacacTTTAGTGTTTGTGGACAACGTGAATTCACGCGAATCGTATAAacgataagttgaaaaatgaaatctttTCAAGCTCCAACATCGTCGGAGGAAGACAAGCTCCTGCACACTCTTCAAACGGTGGGCCGCCTCTCGAACAAGACAGCTCGACGCTTGTACAGCAACGTGATAGTAAATCTTCGAACAATTAACAAGGAGAGCTTGAAAACATACGTGAATTCGATCGTTCAGTTTCTCCAGTTAACACAATATCTGCACGCTGTTAACCAGAAGGTTCAATCTCTTACAACACCTAAGAAAAAAGATGCAGAAAAGAGTGGAAgcacttgaaaaatcaaaagaaaacaattccCGAATTTTGTATTCTATGTTTAACGTTAATCGAGTATTTTTGAGTGTTTCGATCCAATCGCTCTCGAATTATTTATGTGAGAAGCTTTTTATCGATTCTAATCGATGGTTATATCACTacgataatataataatagtattattttttttcgtgtgtaAAAACAGCATTTTTTCCATGTATGAACAATTATgcaaaagtaataaaaattgcATTACACGTTAACGTCTGCGTGGTCAAGAGTTTCGCATTTTTGCGTCACGAGCCTCcacaattatttaatttgtcaTATATAAGCGGCACTATGGGAAGTAATTCTCTAGAAGAATCGACGACGATGAACCCCACGTCAGGCTGTGTATGTTTGGATCGAGCTATTGCGCATGCCTCAACTGTCTCCAGCAGGGAAGCTCCGTCAGATTAAATGCTTTAATTTCGTACTTCCATCAGTCTGTCCGTGCTAATcgttttcgattgaaaatttagcGATAAATTATGAACAATTGGAAATTTTAAGGGAAGGACGTTCCAGGAttacaattcaaactttttttcgcaACGTCGCACGTCGCGACGAAAGCTAAGTCAATAATATTATGAACTGACTGTGCGGCCCTGGCGTTTATCCCCACTTTCGTAAACGGATTCATCGCTCGAGCTACGTGTGTTCCGGCACACGCATAAAAGCGAGCAGTGTTTCCCCGTCTGTCGTACTGAACGAAGACACTGCGAGAAATATTATTGTGTACCGGTCCGAACGAAAAATACTCGTCGACTacgacgaatttttttaacccAGTAAACAAGTAAGTATTCATTCGATTGAAATCTTTTGATCGTTTCAAAGAAAAACTGATTTTTGGCTTTCTGTGTAACAACTCGAAACTTTTCTCGTCTTTATTCAGTTTTTTGTTCGAagtatttaataataattgggCGGTGGAATTTCAGTGGATAAAAATGAGCTGCTGTGACAGTATTCCAAAGCGTTCCTCAAACGAAAAATGTGCTATTaacgaattatttaattttattaatttgaaaaaaccaaGAATGCATGAATGATGTGTGTatgaaggggggggggggggggtattTTCATCAAATGTCTATATCGGTAGCTTTTTGAAATACCGAGTCCAAAGGTCGTCGTTCCATGTGATAAGCTGTTATTTTTAATCAGTGAATGGATCATCGATACGTAGCAAAAGAtagaagtaaaaatttgaGGGATTTCATCATCCAATAACGCATAGTCGATGAGTCACTAAATTCGTGAGAAATTGACAAATGAAAAGCGCAATTGAGGTGGAATTTGATGTTTCATAacgttgtttttcaaatatcagATCGCAACGCGAGTGCAGAATGGCAGATCCAGCTCAAAGTCCATCCACGCCGACCGGCCCGCACCTAGAAGTACTCGATCGTGTTAAGAACATACCGGTCGTACACTCGGCGATCGAAAAAACAGGATCAACGTATTCGTATCTCAAGGATTCCCATCAGTTGATCAATTGGGCTCTCAGCTATGCCGAGGCCGGCTTACACTATGCTACTGCAACAGCACAACCGATAGCTAAAAAATTCGAGGGTCAGATAAATACGGTCGATCAAAAATTGTGTCAGGGCTTGGACATCGTTGAGAAGAAAGTACCGATCGTTAAGGAGCCACCGCAGCAGGTGAACTTCCCTTTAAACATTCATCCTCATTCGATCCAACAATTGACATTTCTTTCATTTGCAAATTCTACTCAAAgagaaaagtttatttttttttttttttttttgatggaatacaaattttgatggagaaaaatcaagactttttttatatattgcaTATACATGAGAAACTCAAATTGAATAGCAAATGAACAACTCATTTATTTGGAATTTAGAATCATGACAAAACCATGGTAAATCGACCATGGATCACGAAGTTTCAAGCAAAGGTTTTTGATATCAAAGCTGACAgcagggtaaaaaaaattcgtgggTTTATAATTAGTGATCGacattaaccctacacctcatgtgccttttttcatatcctcaacctcatgaccggggtttgaacgcaccccactctttttccgCTTATAAATCCgatcctacgatgctaaactgactttatcctacaccattttcttcgtttttttataacgaaaagaatgatgtacgataaaactaatttcaattgaatttatatataaaaaaaatccgtcgataatcagtcgataatgtcgcttgttaggacgggagcgtagtttgaagttcgcgtggggtgtgctcacaccccagtcatgcgttctagggttaaaggTCGTAATACGAAGCATCTCCAAAATAAACGAGCACGTACTTCGCGAACGTTTTTTACGAAGCCACGAGCAGGTTGATAAAATCGTGAACTCGTTGCAAGGAAGTTGGAAGCAAAGTTCGA
It encodes:
- the LOC122414527 gene encoding lipid storage droplets surface-binding protein 2-like, whose translation is MVEQVVGLPQIEAFNRVLGLPIIELALAMSASTYSRVKDSNQLFHWVLSSAETSLTTATKHAVPMAVPIAKKFETSIQFFDNTLCLGLDKIEEKVPIVKETPNQILENAYMLALDTVRPAVSTIAYANELIIAQAANFKTSSWNKANQILSTHFGTAAVNGLDNTAALVDNLLDKYFPATETEKETAPTSSEEDKLLHTLQTVGRLSNKTARRLYSNVIVNLRTINKESLKTYVNSIVQFLQLTQYLHAVNQKVQSLTTPKKKDAEKSGST